The proteins below are encoded in one region of Longimicrobium sp.:
- a CDS encoding VOC family protein gives MTVRLREILETSLYADDLEAAERFYADVLGLETISCVPGRHVFFRCGDRVFLVFNPARTLEGGRIPPHGASGPGHAAFAVADAELVEWRARLAAHGVEVEMEVDWPGGGRSLYFRDPAGNSLELGTPAIWGIPEERIFRD, from the coding sequence GTGACGGTGCGCCTCCGCGAGATCCTGGAGACCAGCCTCTACGCCGACGACCTGGAGGCGGCGGAGCGCTTCTACGCGGACGTGCTGGGGCTGGAGACGATCTCGTGCGTCCCAGGCCGCCACGTCTTCTTCCGCTGCGGCGACCGCGTCTTCCTGGTCTTCAACCCCGCGCGGACGCTGGAAGGCGGCAGGATTCCGCCGCACGGCGCGAGCGGGCCGGGGCACGCCGCCTTCGCCGTGGCCGATGCGGAGCTCGTGGAGTGGCGCGCCCGCCTGGCGGCGCACGGCGTGGAGGTGGAGATGGAGGTCGACTGGCCGGGCGGCGGGCGTTCGCTCTACTTCCGCGACCCGGCGGGGAACAGCCTGGAGCTGGGCACGCCCGCCATCTGGGGCATTCCGGAGGAGCGCATCTTCCGCGACTGA